The Halomonas denitrificans DNA window CGCGGACGTAGCTGAAGAACTCGCCGCCCTTCCGGGTGCGCGATGCAACCACCACCGCGATCGCGATCACGGCCAGCAGACCCACGATCCGGACCAGGTCCATGACCTGCCCCTCGAGATACGCGAACCCGTAGATGCCGCCGGCGAGGATCAGTACAGCGACGATCCAGAGCGGGATATCGCGCGTTGCATTCTTTTCAGCTGCCATAGGGATGCCTGGTGGTTCTAGTGGCAGGCGAGGAGGGACTCGAACCCCCAACCTGCGGTTTTGGAGACCGCTGCTCTGCCAGTTGAGCTACTCGCCTGTTGTATCGACCTTCACGGTCCGGCCCGCCTTCGGCGGTCCGGCCCGCTACGACGCGATGATGCGTGAACGACTATCCGATCACGATCACTTGTGGATCTTCGCCACCACGCCGGCACCCACGGTCCGGCCACCCTCGCGGATGGCGAAACGCAGACCTTCTTCCATGGCAATCGGGGCGATCAGCTCGACCTGGATCTTCACGTTGTCGCCCGGCATCACCATCTCGGTTCCTTCCGGCAGCTCCACCGCACCCGTCACGTCGGTCGTGCGGAAGTAGAACTGCGGACGGTAGCCCTTGAAGAACGGCGTGTGACGGCCGCCCTCTTCCTTGCTCAGCACGTACACCTCGGCTTCGAAGTGCGTGTGCGGCGTGATCGTGCCCGGCTTGGCCAGAACCTGGCCGCGCTCGACGTCGTCACGCTTCGTGCCGCGCAGCAGAACGCCCACGTTGTCGCCCGCCTCGCCCTGGTCCAGCAGCTTGCGGAACATCTCCACACCCGTGCAGGTGGTCTTCGTGGTGTCCTTGATGCCGACGATTTCCAGCTCGTCGCCCACGGTCACGATCCCGCGCTCGACGCGGCCCGTCACCACCGTACCGCGGCCGGAAATCGAGAACACGTCCTCGATCGGCATCAGGAACGGCTTGTCCGTGTCGCGCTCCGGCGTCGGAATGTACTCGTCCAGCGCCGAGACCAGCTTCAGGATCGACGGAACGCCGATGTCCGAGTCGTCGCCTTCCAGCGCCTTCAGCGCCGAACCGGTCACGATCGGGGTGTCGTCGCCCGGGAAGTCGTAGCTCGACAGCAGCTCGCGCACTTCCATCTCGACCAGCTCCAGCAGCTCCTCGTCATCGACCATGTCCGCCTTGTTCAGGTAGACCAGGATCTGCGGAACGCCCACCTGGCGCGCCAGCAGGATGTGCTCGCGCGTCTGCGGCATCGGACCGTCCGCGGCCGAAACCACCAGGATCGCGCCGTCCATCTGCGCCGCACCGGTGATCATGTTCTTCACGTAGTCGGCGTGCCCCGGGCAGTCGACGTGCGCGTAGTGACGCGCGTCCGACTCGTACTCGACGTGCGCGGTCGCGATCGTGATCCCACGAGCCCGCTCTTCCGGCGCGTTGTCGATCTGGTCGTACGCCTTGAACTCACCGCCACGCGCTTCCGCGCAGACCTTGGTCAGGGCCGCCGTCAGCGTGGTCTTGCCGTGGTCGACGTGACCGATCGTGCCCACGTTGACGTGCGGCTTCGTACGTTCGAATTTAGCCTTGGACATGCCTGGAAAACTCCGTTTTCGATATGAATGCCGGTCTCGGTGCCGGTCGCTGCCGGCAGAACGCGACCGTAGGGACCCTCCCGACGGCCGAGTTCGATTCTGGTGCCCACGACTGGACTCGAACCAGTGACCTCTCCCTTACCAAGGGAGTGCTCTACCACCTGAGCTACGCGGGCGTTTTTTCGCCTTGCACCTTCATCTTCGTCCGAGCAACACTGGAGCGGGTGATCGGAATCGAACCGACATCATCAGCTTGGAAGGCTGAGGTTCTACCGTTGAACTACACCCGCCTAGCCTGTGTCGCTTCCGCTGGATTCCGAAGTGGTGGAGGGGGCAGGATTCGAACCTGCGAAGGCATAGCCAGCAGATTTACAGTCTGCCCTCGTTGACCGCTTGAGTACCCCTCCGATCGATGTGGGAACGCGCTGTGCGAGCCGCTCCCTGCTCCGGATTTCCATCGCCATCGGACGAAGCCCGCAATTGTCGGGCAACTCGCAGCCCAAGTCAAGCCCGACGCGGCAAAAATCCGCCCGGGGGCGAGCGCTCAGTGGATCGGGAAGGAACGGCCGACGCGGCCGACCAGCGGTCAGTCGGCCGCTGCCGCCACCGTGAAACTCTCGCCGCAGCCGCACTCGTCGGTGACGTTGGGGTTGTCGAACTCGAAATGCCGGTTCAACCCCTGCTCGACGAAATCGACCCGGGTCCCGGACACCAGCGGGAGGGCGTCGGCATCGACCAGGATCCGGATGCCGCGGTCCTCGAACACGGTGTCGTCGGCGCCGACCTCATCGGCCAGCCCGACCTCGTAGGCCCAGCCGGAGCAGCCGGTGCGCCGCACGCCGAGACGCAGGCCCACCCCGCCCTCGGCGGCGAGGAACTCGGCAACCCGGTGAGCGGCCGATTCGGTCAGCGTGATGGTCGATTCGGACATGGGGCACCTCGCGGGCGGGTTTTCGGTCACGGCTTGCACTATTATCTTGCGCCCGAGCCCGATTTTTCAAATCCTCCTTACCTTCCGGACCCCCGAATCGACATGGCAAACGCGAGCATCAAGGCCGTTCTGGCCGGCGAACACGAGGTCGGCACGCCGCTGACCATCGAAGGCTGGATCCGCACCCGACGCGACTCCAAGGCCGGGTTTTCCTTCCTGCACGTCAACGATGGCAGCTGCTTCGGCAATCTGCAGGTGGTCGCCAACCAGGACCTGCCGAATTACAGCGACGAGATCCGACACCTGACCACCGGCTGTTCGGTTCGCTGCCTCGGCACGCTGGTCGAGTCGAAGGGGCGCGGCCAGAGCGTCGAGATCCAGGCCGAGGAGATCGAGGTCCTGGGCTGGGTCGACGACCCGGACACCTATCCCGTGCAGCCCAAGCAGCACAGCTTCGAGTTCCTGCGCTCGGTCGCCCACCTGCGGCCGCGCACCAACACCTTCGGCGCGATCACCCGGGTCCGCCACGCGGCGGCGCGTGCCATTCACGATTATTTCGACGCCCAGGGCTTCCAGTGGGTCAACACACCGATCATCACCGCCTCCGACGCCGAGGGCGCCGGCGAGCTGTTCCGGGTCAGCACGCTGGACCTGGCCAACCTGCCCACGGACGACAAGGGCCGGGTGGACTTCCGCAAGGACTTCTTCGGGAGGGAGACCTTCCTGACCGTCTCCGGCCAGCTGAACGTCGAGGCCTACTGCCTGGCCCTGAGCAAGGTCTACACCTTCGGGCCGACGTTTCGGGCAGAGAATTCGAATACCGCGCGGCACCTGGCCGAATTCTGGATGATCGAGCCGGAAATCGCCTTCGCGGGGCTCGATGAACTGGCGGTCCTGGCCGAAGACTTCCTGAAATCGGTGTTCCGCGACGTCCTCGATCGCTGCGGCGAGGACATGGCGTTCTTCGCCGAGC harbors:
- the secE gene encoding preprotein translocase subunit SecE; this encodes MAAEKNATRDIPLWIVAVLILAGGIYGFAYLEGQVMDLVRIVGLLAVIAIAVVVASRTRKGGEFFSYVREVDVERRKVVWPTRQETLQTTLIVLVITVIVGLILFLMDTLFGFAVRRLIGLGGEL
- the asnS gene encoding asparagine--tRNA ligase; translated protein: MANASIKAVLAGEHEVGTPLTIEGWIRTRRDSKAGFSFLHVNDGSCFGNLQVVANQDLPNYSDEIRHLTTGCSVRCLGTLVESKGRGQSVEIQAEEIEVLGWVDDPDTYPVQPKQHSFEFLRSVAHLRPRTNTFGAITRVRHAAARAIHDYFDAQGFQWVNTPIITASDAEGAGELFRVSTLDLANLPTDDKGRVDFRKDFFGRETFLTVSGQLNVEAYCLALSKVYTFGPTFRAENSNTARHLAEFWMIEPEIAFAGLDELAVLAEDFLKSVFRDVLDRCGEDMAFFAERIEPTAIERLETLIDSPFVRMDYAEAIRILEASGERFEYTPEWGLDLQTEHERYLTEKHCQAPVIVVNYPTEIKAFYMRLNDDKRTVAAMDVLAPGIGEIIGGSQREERLDVLKSRMEPEQLESGAYDWFLDLRRYGTVPHAGFGLGFERLLAYITGMSNIRDVIPYPRTPGSAPF
- the tuf gene encoding elongation factor Tu, coding for MSKAKFERTKPHVNVGTIGHVDHGKTTLTAALTKVCAEARGGEFKAYDQIDNAPEERARGITIATAHVEYESDARHYAHVDCPGHADYVKNMITGAAQMDGAILVVSAADGPMPQTREHILLARQVGVPQILVYLNKADMVDDEELLELVEMEVRELLSSYDFPGDDTPIVTGSALKALEGDDSDIGVPSILKLVSALDEYIPTPERDTDKPFLMPIEDVFSISGRGTVVTGRVERGIVTVGDELEIVGIKDTTKTTCTGVEMFRKLLDQGEAGDNVGVLLRGTKRDDVERGQVLAKPGTITPHTHFEAEVYVLSKEEGGRHTPFFKGYRPQFYFRTTDVTGAVELPEGTEMVMPGDNVKIQVELIAPIAMEEGLRFAIREGGRTVGAGVVAKIHK
- a CDS encoding iron-sulfur cluster assembly accessory protein translates to MSESTITLTESAAHRVAEFLAAEGGVGLRLGVRRTGCSGWAYEVGLADEVGADDTVFEDRGIRILVDADALPLVSGTRVDFVEQGLNRHFEFDNPNVTDECGCGESFTVAAAAD